In Papio anubis isolate 15944 chromosome 17, Panubis1.0, whole genome shotgun sequence, the following are encoded in one genomic region:
- the FMNL1 gene encoding formin-like protein 1 isoform X1 has translation MGNAAGSTEQPAGPAAPPPKQPAPPKQPMPAAGELEERFNRALNCMNLPPDKVQLLSQYDNEKKWELICDQERFQVKNPPAAYIQKLKSYVDTGGVSRKVAADWMSNLGFKRRVQESTQVLRELETSLRTNHIGWVQEFLNEENRGLDVLLEYLAFAQCSVTYDMESTDNGASNSEKNKPLEQSVEDLSKGPPSSVPKSRHLTIKCPPSPRLTPAHSRKALRNSRIVSQKDDVHVCIMCLRAIMNYQSGFSLVMNHPACVNEIALSLNNKNPRTKALVLELLAAVCLVRGGHDIILAAFDNFKEVCGEQHRFEKLMEYFRNEDSNIDFMVACMQFINIVVHSVENMNFRVFLQYEFTHLGLDLYLERLRLTESDKLQVQIQAYLDNVFDVGALLEDTETKNAVLEHMEELQEQVALLTERLRDAENESMAKIAELEKQLSQARKELETLRERFSESTAMGASRRPPEPERAPPAAPTRPSALELKVEELEEKGLIRILRGPGDAVSIEILPVAVATPSGGDAPTPGVPTGSPSPDLAPAAEPAPGAAPPPPPPLPGLPSPQEAPPSAPPQAPPLPGSPEPPPAPPLPGDLPPPPPPPPPPPGTDGPVPPPPPPPGGPPDALGRRDSELGPGVKAKKPIQTKFRMPLLNWVALKPSQITGTVFTELNDEKVLQELDMSDFEEQFKTKSQGPSLDLSTLKSKAAQKAPSKATLIEANRAKNLAITLRKGNLGAERICQAIEAYDLQALGLDFLELLMRFLPTEYERSLIARFEREQRPMEELSEEDRFMLHFSRIPRLPERMTTLTFLGNFPDTAQLLMPQLNAIIAASMSIKSSDKLRQILEIVLAFGNYMNSSKRGAAYGFRLQSLDALLEMKSTDRKQTLLHYLVKVIAEKYPQLTGFHSDLHFLDKAGSVSLDSVLADVRSLQRGLELTQREFVRQDDCVVLKEFLRANSPTMDKLLADSKTAQEAFESVVEYFGENPKTTSPGLFFSLFSRFVKAYKKAEQEVEQWKKEAAAQEAGVDTLGKGEPPAHKSPPKARRAQMDLISELKRKQQKEPLIYESDRDGAIEDIITGKGLARPWSYSQPILLCCLLTQSPTLWGTGCHTASCYLFCFSFLFPFSTLLHPPHPHSVIKTVPFTARTGKRTSRLLCEASLGEEMPL, from the exons TTTAAGAGGCGAGTTCAGGAGTCCACCCAGGTGCTTCGGGAGCTGGAGACCTCCCTGAGGACAAACCACATTGG GTGGGTGCAGGAGTTCCTCAACGAAGAGAACCGCGGCCTGGATGTGCTCCTCGAGTACCTGGCCTTTGCCCAGTGCTCTGTCAC GTATGACATGGAGAGCACAGACAACGGGGCTTCCAACTCAGAGAAAAACAAGCCCCTGGAGCAGTCGGTGGAAGACCTCAGCAAGGGTCCGCCCTCCTCTGTGCCCAAAAGCCGCCACCTGACCATCAA GTGTCCCCCTTCTCCCCG GCTGACCCCCGCCCACAGCAGGAAGGCCCTGCGGAATTCCCGCATCGTTAGCCAGAAGGACGACGTCCACGTCTGCATTATGTGCCTGCGTGCCATCATGAACTACCAG tCTGGCTTCAGCCTTGTCATGAACCACCCAGCCTGTGTCAATGAGATTGCTCTGAGCCTCAACAACAAGAACCCCAG AACCAAGGCTCTGGTGCTGGAGCTGCTGGCGGCCGTGTGCTTGGTGCGGGGAGGACATGACATCATCCTTGCAGCCTTTGACAACTTCAAGGAG GTGTGTGGGGAGCAGCACCGCTTTGAAAAGCTGATGGAATATTTCCGGAATGAGGACAGCAACATCGACTTCATG GTGGCCTGCATGCAGTTCATCAACATTGTGGTACACTCGGTGGAGAACATGAACTTCCGTGTCTTCCTGCAATATGAGTTCACCCACTTGGGCCTGGACCTGTACTTGGAG AGGCTTCGGCTTACCGAGAGTGACAAGCTGCAGGTGCAGATCCAGGCGTACCTGGACAATGTTTTTGATGTGGGGGCGCTACTGGAGGACACAGAGACCAAGAACGCTGTGCTGGAGCACATGGAGGAACTGCAGGAGCAGGTGGCGCTG CTGACAGAGCGGCTTCGGGACGCGGAGAACGAATCCATGGCCAAGATTGCAGAACTGGAAAAACAGCTAAGCCAGGCGCGCAAGGAGTTGGAGACCCTGCGG GAGCGCTTCAGCGAATCGACCGCCATGGGCGCCTCCAGGCGTCCCCCCGAGCCTGAGAGAGCACCTCCCGCTGCCCCGACGCGGCCCTCGGCCCTGGAGCTGAAggtggaggagctggaggagaagGGGTTAATCCGTATCCTGCGGGGGCCGGGGGATGCTGTCTCCATCGAGATCCTCCCCGTCGCTGTGGCAACTCCAAGCGGCGGTGATGCTCCGACTCCGGGGGTGCCGACCGGCTCCCCCAGCCCAG ATCTCGCACCTGCAGCAGAGCCGGCTCCCGGAgcagcgccgccgccgccgcccccacTGCCCGGCCTCCCCTCCCCGCAGGAAGCCCCGCCCTCGGCGCCCCCACAGGCCCCGCCTCTCCCTGGCAGCCCGGAGCCCCCGCCGGCGCCGCCGCTGCCCGGAGACCTtccgcccccacccccgccaccgcCACCACCTCCGGGCACTGACGGGCCGGtgcctccgccgccgccgcctccgggAGGTCCTCCTGATGCCTTAGGAAGACGCGACTCAGAATTGGGCCCAG GAGTGAAGGCCAAGAAGCCCATCCAGACCAAGTTCCGAATGCCCCTCTTGAACTGGGTGGCACTGAAACCCAGCCAGATCACCGGCACCGTCTTCACAGAGCTCAATGATGAGAAGGTGCTGCAG GAGCTGGACATGAGTGACTTTGAGGAACAGTTCAAGACCAAGTCCCAAGGCCCCAGCCTGGACCTCAGCACTCTCAAGAGTAAGGCAGCCCAGAAGGCCCCCAGCAAGGCAACACTCATTGAGGCAAACCGGGCCAAGAACTTGGCCATCACCCTGCGGAAGGGCAACCTGGGGGCCGAGCGCATCTGCCAAGCCATTGAGGC GTACGACCTGCAGGCTCTGGGCCTGGACTTCCTGGAGCTGCTGATGCGCTTCCTGCCCACAGAGTATGAGCGCAGCCTCATCGCCCGCTTTGAGCGGGAGCAGCGGCCGATGGAGGAGCTGTCGGAGGAGGACCGCTTCATGCTACACTTCAGCCGCATCCCGCGCCTGCCGGAGCGCATGACCACACTCACCTTCCTGGGCAACTTCCCAGACACAGCCCAGCTGCTCATGCCG CAACTGAATGCCATCATTGCAGCCTCAATGTCCATCAAGTCCTCTGACAAACTCCGCCAGATCCTGGAG ATCGTCCTGGCCTTTGGCAACTACATGAACAGTAGCAAGCGTGGCGCAGCTTATGGCTTCAGGCTCCAGAGCCTGGATGCG CTGTTGGAGATGAAGTCGACTGACCGCAAGCAGACGCTGCTGCACTACCTGGTGAAGGTCATTGCTGAGAAGTACCCGCAACTCACAGGCTTCCACAGCGACCTGCACTTCCTGGACAAGGCAGGCTCAG TGTCCCTGGACAGTGTCCTGGCAGACGTGCGCTCCCTGCAGCGAGGCCTAGAGTTGACACAGAGGGAGTTTGTGCGGCAGGATGACTGCGTGGTGCTCAAGGAGTTCCTGAGGGCCAACTCGCCCACCATGGACAAGCTGCTAGCAGACAGCAAGACGGCTCAG GAGGCCTTTGAGTCCGTGGTGGAATACTTCGGAGAGAACCCCAAGACCACATCCCCAGGCCTGTTCTTCTCCCTCTTTAGCCGCTTCGTTAAGGCCTACAAG AAAGCTGAGCAGGAGGTGGAACAGTGGAAAAAAGAAGCCGCTGCCCAGGAGGCAGGCGTTGATACCCTGGGCAAAGGGGAGCCCCCAGCACACAAG TCACCGCCAAAGGCCCGGCGGGCACAGATGGACCTAATCTCTGAGCTGAAACGGAAGCAGCAGAAGGAGCCACTCATTTATGAGAGCGACCGTGACGGGGCCATTGAAGACATCATCACAGGTAAGGGCTTGGCCAGGCCTTGGTCTTATTCTCAGCCTATCCTTCTATGCTGTCTTCTGACCCAATCCCCTACCCTCTGGGGGACTGGCTGCCACACTGCTTCTTGctaccttttctgtttttctttcctttttcctttctctactcTCCTTCACCCGCCCCACCCCCACTCAGTGATCAAGACGGTGCCCTTCACGGCCCGTACCGGCAAGCGGACATCCCGGCTCCTCtgtgaggccagcctgggagaAGAGATGCCCCTCTAG
- the FMNL1 gene encoding formin-like protein 1 isoform X2 has product MGNAAGSTEQPAGPAAPPPKQPAPPKQPMPAAGELEERFNRALNCMNLPPDKVQLLSQYDNEKKWELICDQERFQVKNPPAAYIQKLKSYVDTGGVSRKVAADWMSNLGFKRRVQESTQVLRELETSLRTNHIGWVQEFLNEENRGLDVLLEYLAFAQCSVTYDMESTDNGASNSEKNKPLEQSVEDLSKGPPSSVPKSRHLTIKLTPAHSRKALRNSRIVSQKDDVHVCIMCLRAIMNYQSGFSLVMNHPACVNEIALSLNNKNPRTKALVLELLAAVCLVRGGHDIILAAFDNFKEVCGEQHRFEKLMEYFRNEDSNIDFMVACMQFINIVVHSVENMNFRVFLQYEFTHLGLDLYLERLRLTESDKLQVQIQAYLDNVFDVGALLEDTETKNAVLEHMEELQEQVALLTERLRDAENESMAKIAELEKQLSQARKELETLRERFSESTAMGASRRPPEPERAPPAAPTRPSALELKVEELEEKGLIRILRGPGDAVSIEILPVAVATPSGGDAPTPGVPTGSPSPDLAPAAEPAPGAAPPPPPPLPGLPSPQEAPPSAPPQAPPLPGSPEPPPAPPLPGDLPPPPPPPPPPPGTDGPVPPPPPPPGGPPDALGRRDSELGPGVKAKKPIQTKFRMPLLNWVALKPSQITGTVFTELNDEKVLQELDMSDFEEQFKTKSQGPSLDLSTLKSKAAQKAPSKATLIEANRAKNLAITLRKGNLGAERICQAIEAYDLQALGLDFLELLMRFLPTEYERSLIARFEREQRPMEELSEEDRFMLHFSRIPRLPERMTTLTFLGNFPDTAQLLMPQLNAIIAASMSIKSSDKLRQILEIVLAFGNYMNSSKRGAAYGFRLQSLDALLEMKSTDRKQTLLHYLVKVIAEKYPQLTGFHSDLHFLDKAGSVSLDSVLADVRSLQRGLELTQREFVRQDDCVVLKEFLRANSPTMDKLLADSKTAQEAFESVVEYFGENPKTTSPGLFFSLFSRFVKAYKKAEQEVEQWKKEAAAQEAGVDTLGKGEPPAHKSPPKARRAQMDLISELKRKQQKEPLIYESDRDGAIEDIITGKGLARPWSYSQPILLCCLLTQSPTLWGTGCHTASCYLFCFSFLFPFSTLLHPPHPHSVIKTVPFTARTGKRTSRLLCEASLGEEMPL; this is encoded by the exons TTTAAGAGGCGAGTTCAGGAGTCCACCCAGGTGCTTCGGGAGCTGGAGACCTCCCTGAGGACAAACCACATTGG GTGGGTGCAGGAGTTCCTCAACGAAGAGAACCGCGGCCTGGATGTGCTCCTCGAGTACCTGGCCTTTGCCCAGTGCTCTGTCAC GTATGACATGGAGAGCACAGACAACGGGGCTTCCAACTCAGAGAAAAACAAGCCCCTGGAGCAGTCGGTGGAAGACCTCAGCAAGGGTCCGCCCTCCTCTGTGCCCAAAAGCCGCCACCTGACCATCAA GCTGACCCCCGCCCACAGCAGGAAGGCCCTGCGGAATTCCCGCATCGTTAGCCAGAAGGACGACGTCCACGTCTGCATTATGTGCCTGCGTGCCATCATGAACTACCAG tCTGGCTTCAGCCTTGTCATGAACCACCCAGCCTGTGTCAATGAGATTGCTCTGAGCCTCAACAACAAGAACCCCAG AACCAAGGCTCTGGTGCTGGAGCTGCTGGCGGCCGTGTGCTTGGTGCGGGGAGGACATGACATCATCCTTGCAGCCTTTGACAACTTCAAGGAG GTGTGTGGGGAGCAGCACCGCTTTGAAAAGCTGATGGAATATTTCCGGAATGAGGACAGCAACATCGACTTCATG GTGGCCTGCATGCAGTTCATCAACATTGTGGTACACTCGGTGGAGAACATGAACTTCCGTGTCTTCCTGCAATATGAGTTCACCCACTTGGGCCTGGACCTGTACTTGGAG AGGCTTCGGCTTACCGAGAGTGACAAGCTGCAGGTGCAGATCCAGGCGTACCTGGACAATGTTTTTGATGTGGGGGCGCTACTGGAGGACACAGAGACCAAGAACGCTGTGCTGGAGCACATGGAGGAACTGCAGGAGCAGGTGGCGCTG CTGACAGAGCGGCTTCGGGACGCGGAGAACGAATCCATGGCCAAGATTGCAGAACTGGAAAAACAGCTAAGCCAGGCGCGCAAGGAGTTGGAGACCCTGCGG GAGCGCTTCAGCGAATCGACCGCCATGGGCGCCTCCAGGCGTCCCCCCGAGCCTGAGAGAGCACCTCCCGCTGCCCCGACGCGGCCCTCGGCCCTGGAGCTGAAggtggaggagctggaggagaagGGGTTAATCCGTATCCTGCGGGGGCCGGGGGATGCTGTCTCCATCGAGATCCTCCCCGTCGCTGTGGCAACTCCAAGCGGCGGTGATGCTCCGACTCCGGGGGTGCCGACCGGCTCCCCCAGCCCAG ATCTCGCACCTGCAGCAGAGCCGGCTCCCGGAgcagcgccgccgccgccgcccccacTGCCCGGCCTCCCCTCCCCGCAGGAAGCCCCGCCCTCGGCGCCCCCACAGGCCCCGCCTCTCCCTGGCAGCCCGGAGCCCCCGCCGGCGCCGCCGCTGCCCGGAGACCTtccgcccccacccccgccaccgcCACCACCTCCGGGCACTGACGGGCCGGtgcctccgccgccgccgcctccgggAGGTCCTCCTGATGCCTTAGGAAGACGCGACTCAGAATTGGGCCCAG GAGTGAAGGCCAAGAAGCCCATCCAGACCAAGTTCCGAATGCCCCTCTTGAACTGGGTGGCACTGAAACCCAGCCAGATCACCGGCACCGTCTTCACAGAGCTCAATGATGAGAAGGTGCTGCAG GAGCTGGACATGAGTGACTTTGAGGAACAGTTCAAGACCAAGTCCCAAGGCCCCAGCCTGGACCTCAGCACTCTCAAGAGTAAGGCAGCCCAGAAGGCCCCCAGCAAGGCAACACTCATTGAGGCAAACCGGGCCAAGAACTTGGCCATCACCCTGCGGAAGGGCAACCTGGGGGCCGAGCGCATCTGCCAAGCCATTGAGGC GTACGACCTGCAGGCTCTGGGCCTGGACTTCCTGGAGCTGCTGATGCGCTTCCTGCCCACAGAGTATGAGCGCAGCCTCATCGCCCGCTTTGAGCGGGAGCAGCGGCCGATGGAGGAGCTGTCGGAGGAGGACCGCTTCATGCTACACTTCAGCCGCATCCCGCGCCTGCCGGAGCGCATGACCACACTCACCTTCCTGGGCAACTTCCCAGACACAGCCCAGCTGCTCATGCCG CAACTGAATGCCATCATTGCAGCCTCAATGTCCATCAAGTCCTCTGACAAACTCCGCCAGATCCTGGAG ATCGTCCTGGCCTTTGGCAACTACATGAACAGTAGCAAGCGTGGCGCAGCTTATGGCTTCAGGCTCCAGAGCCTGGATGCG CTGTTGGAGATGAAGTCGACTGACCGCAAGCAGACGCTGCTGCACTACCTGGTGAAGGTCATTGCTGAGAAGTACCCGCAACTCACAGGCTTCCACAGCGACCTGCACTTCCTGGACAAGGCAGGCTCAG TGTCCCTGGACAGTGTCCTGGCAGACGTGCGCTCCCTGCAGCGAGGCCTAGAGTTGACACAGAGGGAGTTTGTGCGGCAGGATGACTGCGTGGTGCTCAAGGAGTTCCTGAGGGCCAACTCGCCCACCATGGACAAGCTGCTAGCAGACAGCAAGACGGCTCAG GAGGCCTTTGAGTCCGTGGTGGAATACTTCGGAGAGAACCCCAAGACCACATCCCCAGGCCTGTTCTTCTCCCTCTTTAGCCGCTTCGTTAAGGCCTACAAG AAAGCTGAGCAGGAGGTGGAACAGTGGAAAAAAGAAGCCGCTGCCCAGGAGGCAGGCGTTGATACCCTGGGCAAAGGGGAGCCCCCAGCACACAAG TCACCGCCAAAGGCCCGGCGGGCACAGATGGACCTAATCTCTGAGCTGAAACGGAAGCAGCAGAAGGAGCCACTCATTTATGAGAGCGACCGTGACGGGGCCATTGAAGACATCATCACAGGTAAGGGCTTGGCCAGGCCTTGGTCTTATTCTCAGCCTATCCTTCTATGCTGTCTTCTGACCCAATCCCCTACCCTCTGGGGGACTGGCTGCCACACTGCTTCTTGctaccttttctgtttttctttcctttttcctttctctactcTCCTTCACCCGCCCCACCCCCACTCAGTGATCAAGACGGTGCCCTTCACGGCCCGTACCGGCAAGCGGACATCCCGGCTCCTCtgtgaggccagcctgggagaAGAGATGCCCCTCTAG
- the FMNL1 gene encoding formin-like protein 1 isoform X3 translates to MGNAAGSTEQPAGPAAPPPKQPAPPKQPMPAAGELEERFNRALNCMNLPPDKVQLLSQYDNEKKWELICDQERFQVKNPPAAYIQKLKSYVDTGGVSRKFKRRVQESTQVLRELETSLRTNHIGWVQEFLNEENRGLDVLLEYLAFAQCSVTYDMESTDNGASNSEKNKPLEQSVEDLSKGPPSSVPKSRHLTIKCPPSPRLTPAHSRKALRNSRIVSQKDDVHVCIMCLRAIMNYQSGFSLVMNHPACVNEIALSLNNKNPRTKALVLELLAAVCLVRGGHDIILAAFDNFKEVCGEQHRFEKLMEYFRNEDSNIDFMVACMQFINIVVHSVENMNFRVFLQYEFTHLGLDLYLERLRLTESDKLQVQIQAYLDNVFDVGALLEDTETKNAVLEHMEELQEQVALLTERLRDAENESMAKIAELEKQLSQARKELETLRERFSESTAMGASRRPPEPERAPPAAPTRPSALELKVEELEEKGLIRILRGPGDAVSIEILPVAVATPSGGDAPTPGVPTGSPSPDLAPAAEPAPGAAPPPPPPLPGLPSPQEAPPSAPPQAPPLPGSPEPPPAPPLPGDLPPPPPPPPPPPGTDGPVPPPPPPPGGPPDALGRRDSELGPGVKAKKPIQTKFRMPLLNWVALKPSQITGTVFTELNDEKVLQELDMSDFEEQFKTKSQGPSLDLSTLKSKAAQKAPSKATLIEANRAKNLAITLRKGNLGAERICQAIEAYDLQALGLDFLELLMRFLPTEYERSLIARFEREQRPMEELSEEDRFMLHFSRIPRLPERMTTLTFLGNFPDTAQLLMPQLNAIIAASMSIKSSDKLRQILEIVLAFGNYMNSSKRGAAYGFRLQSLDALLEMKSTDRKQTLLHYLVKVIAEKYPQLTGFHSDLHFLDKAGSVSLDSVLADVRSLQRGLELTQREFVRQDDCVVLKEFLRANSPTMDKLLADSKTAQEAFESVVEYFGENPKTTSPGLFFSLFSRFVKAYKKAEQEVEQWKKEAAAQEAGVDTLGKGEPPAHKSPPKARRAQMDLISELKRKQQKEPLIYESDRDGAIEDIITGKGLARPWSYSQPILLCCLLTQSPTLWGTGCHTASCYLFCFSFLFPFSTLLHPPHPHSVIKTVPFTARTGKRTSRLLCEASLGEEMPL, encoded by the exons TTTAAGAGGCGAGTTCAGGAGTCCACCCAGGTGCTTCGGGAGCTGGAGACCTCCCTGAGGACAAACCACATTGG GTGGGTGCAGGAGTTCCTCAACGAAGAGAACCGCGGCCTGGATGTGCTCCTCGAGTACCTGGCCTTTGCCCAGTGCTCTGTCAC GTATGACATGGAGAGCACAGACAACGGGGCTTCCAACTCAGAGAAAAACAAGCCCCTGGAGCAGTCGGTGGAAGACCTCAGCAAGGGTCCGCCCTCCTCTGTGCCCAAAAGCCGCCACCTGACCATCAA GTGTCCCCCTTCTCCCCG GCTGACCCCCGCCCACAGCAGGAAGGCCCTGCGGAATTCCCGCATCGTTAGCCAGAAGGACGACGTCCACGTCTGCATTATGTGCCTGCGTGCCATCATGAACTACCAG tCTGGCTTCAGCCTTGTCATGAACCACCCAGCCTGTGTCAATGAGATTGCTCTGAGCCTCAACAACAAGAACCCCAG AACCAAGGCTCTGGTGCTGGAGCTGCTGGCGGCCGTGTGCTTGGTGCGGGGAGGACATGACATCATCCTTGCAGCCTTTGACAACTTCAAGGAG GTGTGTGGGGAGCAGCACCGCTTTGAAAAGCTGATGGAATATTTCCGGAATGAGGACAGCAACATCGACTTCATG GTGGCCTGCATGCAGTTCATCAACATTGTGGTACACTCGGTGGAGAACATGAACTTCCGTGTCTTCCTGCAATATGAGTTCACCCACTTGGGCCTGGACCTGTACTTGGAG AGGCTTCGGCTTACCGAGAGTGACAAGCTGCAGGTGCAGATCCAGGCGTACCTGGACAATGTTTTTGATGTGGGGGCGCTACTGGAGGACACAGAGACCAAGAACGCTGTGCTGGAGCACATGGAGGAACTGCAGGAGCAGGTGGCGCTG CTGACAGAGCGGCTTCGGGACGCGGAGAACGAATCCATGGCCAAGATTGCAGAACTGGAAAAACAGCTAAGCCAGGCGCGCAAGGAGTTGGAGACCCTGCGG GAGCGCTTCAGCGAATCGACCGCCATGGGCGCCTCCAGGCGTCCCCCCGAGCCTGAGAGAGCACCTCCCGCTGCCCCGACGCGGCCCTCGGCCCTGGAGCTGAAggtggaggagctggaggagaagGGGTTAATCCGTATCCTGCGGGGGCCGGGGGATGCTGTCTCCATCGAGATCCTCCCCGTCGCTGTGGCAACTCCAAGCGGCGGTGATGCTCCGACTCCGGGGGTGCCGACCGGCTCCCCCAGCCCAG ATCTCGCACCTGCAGCAGAGCCGGCTCCCGGAgcagcgccgccgccgccgcccccacTGCCCGGCCTCCCCTCCCCGCAGGAAGCCCCGCCCTCGGCGCCCCCACAGGCCCCGCCTCTCCCTGGCAGCCCGGAGCCCCCGCCGGCGCCGCCGCTGCCCGGAGACCTtccgcccccacccccgccaccgcCACCACCTCCGGGCACTGACGGGCCGGtgcctccgccgccgccgcctccgggAGGTCCTCCTGATGCCTTAGGAAGACGCGACTCAGAATTGGGCCCAG GAGTGAAGGCCAAGAAGCCCATCCAGACCAAGTTCCGAATGCCCCTCTTGAACTGGGTGGCACTGAAACCCAGCCAGATCACCGGCACCGTCTTCACAGAGCTCAATGATGAGAAGGTGCTGCAG GAGCTGGACATGAGTGACTTTGAGGAACAGTTCAAGACCAAGTCCCAAGGCCCCAGCCTGGACCTCAGCACTCTCAAGAGTAAGGCAGCCCAGAAGGCCCCCAGCAAGGCAACACTCATTGAGGCAAACCGGGCCAAGAACTTGGCCATCACCCTGCGGAAGGGCAACCTGGGGGCCGAGCGCATCTGCCAAGCCATTGAGGC GTACGACCTGCAGGCTCTGGGCCTGGACTTCCTGGAGCTGCTGATGCGCTTCCTGCCCACAGAGTATGAGCGCAGCCTCATCGCCCGCTTTGAGCGGGAGCAGCGGCCGATGGAGGAGCTGTCGGAGGAGGACCGCTTCATGCTACACTTCAGCCGCATCCCGCGCCTGCCGGAGCGCATGACCACACTCACCTTCCTGGGCAACTTCCCAGACACAGCCCAGCTGCTCATGCCG CAACTGAATGCCATCATTGCAGCCTCAATGTCCATCAAGTCCTCTGACAAACTCCGCCAGATCCTGGAG ATCGTCCTGGCCTTTGGCAACTACATGAACAGTAGCAAGCGTGGCGCAGCTTATGGCTTCAGGCTCCAGAGCCTGGATGCG CTGTTGGAGATGAAGTCGACTGACCGCAAGCAGACGCTGCTGCACTACCTGGTGAAGGTCATTGCTGAGAAGTACCCGCAACTCACAGGCTTCCACAGCGACCTGCACTTCCTGGACAAGGCAGGCTCAG TGTCCCTGGACAGTGTCCTGGCAGACGTGCGCTCCCTGCAGCGAGGCCTAGAGTTGACACAGAGGGAGTTTGTGCGGCAGGATGACTGCGTGGTGCTCAAGGAGTTCCTGAGGGCCAACTCGCCCACCATGGACAAGCTGCTAGCAGACAGCAAGACGGCTCAG GAGGCCTTTGAGTCCGTGGTGGAATACTTCGGAGAGAACCCCAAGACCACATCCCCAGGCCTGTTCTTCTCCCTCTTTAGCCGCTTCGTTAAGGCCTACAAG AAAGCTGAGCAGGAGGTGGAACAGTGGAAAAAAGAAGCCGCTGCCCAGGAGGCAGGCGTTGATACCCTGGGCAAAGGGGAGCCCCCAGCACACAAG TCACCGCCAAAGGCCCGGCGGGCACAGATGGACCTAATCTCTGAGCTGAAACGGAAGCAGCAGAAGGAGCCACTCATTTATGAGAGCGACCGTGACGGGGCCATTGAAGACATCATCACAGGTAAGGGCTTGGCCAGGCCTTGGTCTTATTCTCAGCCTATCCTTCTATGCTGTCTTCTGACCCAATCCCCTACCCTCTGGGGGACTGGCTGCCACACTGCTTCTTGctaccttttctgtttttctttcctttttcctttctctactcTCCTTCACCCGCCCCACCCCCACTCAGTGATCAAGACGGTGCCCTTCACGGCCCGTACCGGCAAGCGGACATCCCGGCTCCTCtgtgaggccagcctgggagaAGAGATGCCCCTCTAG